A window of the Streptomyces sp. Ag109_O5-10 genome harbors these coding sequences:
- a CDS encoding RICIN domain-containing protein: protein MSTPLPPRPSCPPPGGGAGESDESLAAPLRAGSDIEASRSAALLMARHWRPVQEYAVICLAASGPVAHMVAAAAFHQVLDRVALGETADAIRPRLLVSVRDTVANWAVEDRIAEVLPDLGKPAGGRGMRATKSMTPENRMLAERSFLGLPALAQSLLWHAEVEAEPITVPAGLLGMDTTTASAALEDARERFREGCVRAHRELAPSQECRYYNRLLDVPIRRGGALLPDVQAHLAECPYCRAAAEQLGHVEGGLGVLLVEAVLGWGARRYLDTRPGRKGGAEVPLTRAAARRAGGGGRRRAADRTTRILARIPVPVRRPPGSWSSKTLLTSVGVAGAGLLASVLAVSTLSGGGEGSDAVATAGLVPGDSEPEATPTSGTAGLPAADHTTRLRNAAAQLCLDINGEPKTGTSVVLAVCSSASTQQWTYESDGELRSAAGPDLCLDSHADAGVVILGACAGEGAQRGADVRYDLTAQGELLPRWDETLALGTGGVDPGSDIVVKVRDHTSGQRWLTDAPVPAQSRGSLSIAGSGGPSAQPAGLAGH, encoded by the coding sequence GTGTCCACCCCCCTCCCGCCTCGACCTTCCTGTCCGCCGCCGGGCGGTGGTGCGGGGGAGTCCGACGAGTCCCTCGCCGCGCCGCTGCGAGCCGGGTCGGACATCGAGGCCTCCCGGTCCGCCGCGCTGCTCATGGCCCGGCACTGGCGGCCCGTCCAGGAGTACGCGGTCATCTGCCTGGCCGCCTCGGGGCCCGTCGCGCACATGGTCGCGGCGGCCGCCTTCCACCAGGTCCTCGACCGGGTGGCCCTCGGTGAGACGGCCGACGCGATCCGGCCGCGCCTGCTGGTCTCGGTCCGGGACACGGTGGCCAACTGGGCCGTCGAGGACCGAATAGCCGAGGTTCTCCCGGACCTCGGGAAACCGGCCGGCGGGCGTGGTATGCGTGCCACGAAGTCCATGACCCCGGAAAACCGCATGCTCGCGGAGCGTTCATTCCTGGGCCTTCCGGCGCTCGCCCAGAGCCTGCTCTGGCACGCCGAGGTGGAGGCGGAACCGATAACCGTACCGGCCGGTCTGTTGGGCATGGACACGACAACCGCGTCAGCGGCTCTCGAAGACGCCCGGGAGAGATTCCGTGAGGGCTGCGTCCGCGCCCACCGGGAACTCGCGCCGTCCCAGGAGTGCCGGTACTACAACCGGCTCCTCGACGTGCCCATCCGCCGCGGCGGTGCCCTGCTGCCGGACGTCCAGGCGCATCTCGCGGAGTGCCCGTACTGCAGGGCCGCCGCCGAGCAACTCGGCCATGTCGAGGGCGGACTGGGCGTCCTGCTGGTCGAGGCGGTGCTCGGCTGGGGCGCCCGCCGCTACCTCGACACGCGCCCGGGGCGCAAGGGCGGTGCGGAGGTTCCCCTCACCCGTGCGGCCGCCCGGCGCGCCGGAGGCGGCGGTCGGCGGCGCGCGGCCGACCGGACGACCCGGATCCTCGCCCGCATCCCCGTGCCGGTGCGCCGTCCGCCCGGCTCCTGGTCGTCGAAGACGCTGCTGACGAGTGTCGGGGTGGCCGGCGCGGGACTGCTCGCCTCCGTGCTCGCCGTCAGCACGCTGTCCGGCGGCGGTGAGGGCAGCGACGCCGTCGCCACCGCGGGCCTGGTGCCCGGCGACTCCGAGCCCGAGGCGACGCCCACCTCCGGCACGGCAGGGCTGCCCGCCGCCGACCACACGACCCGGCTGCGCAACGCCGCCGCCCAGCTCTGCCTGGACATCAACGGCGAGCCGAAGACGGGGACGAGCGTCGTGCTCGCCGTGTGCTCCTCGGCCTCGACCCAGCAGTGGACGTACGAGAGCGACGGGGAGCTGCGCAGCGCGGCCGGCCCGGACCTGTGCCTGGACTCGCACGCGGACGCCGGGGTGGTCATCCTCGGTGCCTGTGCCGGCGAGGGCGCCCAGCGCGGCGCCGACGTGCGCTACGACCTCACCGCCCAGGGCGAGTTGCTGCCGCGCTGGGACGAGACCCTCGCCCTCGGGACGGGCGGGGTGGACCCCGGCTCCGACATCGTGGTCAAGGTCCGCGACCACACCAGCGGCCAGCGCTGGCTGACCGACGCGCCGGTGCCGGCACAGAGCCGTGGCTCGCTCTCCATCGCCGGGAGCGGGGGGCCTTCGGCGCAGCCGGCGGGGCTGGCCGGCCACTAG
- a CDS encoding NHLP bacteriocin export ABC transporter permease/ATPase subunit produces MTTVDQGDLVLGAFGALGNRIDCTGFTRLDLEGPQVLWLVASGALDLFAVDAEQQGHWHHLGRLEAGALLLGPVAGPQHTLVARPLRDCVVHRIGLRELYQPSSTQTWSYDEYGTPQYVPPTTSPVEYALALGVGRGLSVLFQAPMTDGERATAPTDDDVFWMQVPPGSVQYGSLYGAEAAADLLMDPALWQSMVDQQYRLLTTLDRWIEQLERTHETRTAAGIKAGEAVRAQADRTLLASIGKAAKRTTAADADASYAACRLVAEAAGITLAEPAQGGTESDRIDPVERVALASRVRTRAIRLDGRWWHDNVGPLVGHRALSGAPVALLWRRGGYVAVHPATGRETPIEKANAPEFEPRAVMFYRPLPDKALSPLGLLRFSLRGTRGDLANLLLAGLVTVAIGALVPIATGRVLGDYVPKAQTDLIVQVCLAVIVSAVVSAAFTLLENLTILRLEGRIEATLQPAVWDRLLRLPTRFFTQRSTGELASAAMGVSAMRRLLAGVGPVVAQSVTVGVMNLGLLFWFSVPMALAALAMLVVIGALFLGLGLWQVRWQRKLVVLGNKLNNQAFQTLRGLPKLRVAAAENYAYAAWAGEFARSRELQQKVGRIKNLTTVLGSVYLPVCTLLMFMLLAGPARGAMDAAAFLTFNTSVTMLLTSVTQLTGSFVSAVAALPLFEEIKPVLEAAPEVRTASTRPGPLSGAVEARRLSFRYSDDGPLVLDDVSFAVRPGEFVAVVGPSGCGKSTLLRLLIGFDKPVSGSVLYDGQDLGALDQSAVRRQCGVVLQHAQPFTGSILDVICGTEPYTPEEAMAAAEMAGLAEDIKRMPMGLHTIVAGSGAISGGQRQRLMIAQALIRRPRILFFDEATSALDNDTQRTVIESTRKLNATRIVIAHRLSTVLDADRVIVMEDGKVAQQGPPAQLLADTGGRLHELVRRQLA; encoded by the coding sequence ATGACGACCGTGGACCAAGGCGACCTCGTACTCGGGGCGTTCGGGGCACTGGGCAACCGGATCGACTGCACCGGCTTCACCCGCCTCGACCTCGAAGGCCCGCAGGTGCTGTGGCTGGTGGCGTCCGGCGCCCTCGACCTGTTCGCGGTGGACGCCGAACAGCAGGGCCACTGGCACCACCTGGGCCGCCTGGAGGCCGGCGCGCTGCTGCTCGGCCCGGTCGCGGGACCGCAGCACACGCTGGTGGCCCGCCCGTTGCGGGACTGCGTCGTGCACCGCATCGGCCTGCGCGAGCTGTACCAGCCGTCCAGCACCCAGACCTGGTCCTACGACGAGTACGGCACCCCCCAGTACGTCCCGCCGACCACGAGCCCCGTGGAGTACGCGCTCGCGCTCGGCGTCGGCCGCGGCCTGTCCGTTCTCTTCCAGGCCCCGATGACCGACGGCGAGCGGGCCACGGCCCCCACCGACGACGACGTCTTCTGGATGCAGGTGCCGCCGGGCAGCGTGCAGTACGGCTCGCTGTACGGCGCGGAGGCGGCCGCCGACCTGCTGATGGACCCCGCGCTGTGGCAGAGCATGGTCGACCAGCAGTACCGGCTGCTCACCACCCTCGACCGGTGGATCGAGCAGCTGGAGCGCACCCACGAGACGCGGACGGCGGCCGGTATCAAGGCCGGTGAGGCGGTCCGGGCCCAGGCCGACCGCACGCTCCTCGCCTCCATCGGCAAGGCGGCCAAGCGCACCACGGCCGCCGACGCCGACGCCTCCTACGCGGCCTGCAGACTGGTCGCCGAGGCCGCGGGCATCACCCTCGCCGAGCCCGCGCAGGGCGGCACCGAGAGCGACCGCATCGACCCGGTCGAACGGGTGGCCCTCGCCTCCCGGGTCCGCACCCGGGCGATACGGCTCGACGGGCGCTGGTGGCACGACAACGTCGGCCCGCTGGTCGGACACCGCGCCCTGTCCGGCGCTCCGGTGGCCCTGCTGTGGCGGCGGGGCGGCTATGTGGCCGTCCATCCGGCGACCGGCCGCGAGACCCCGATCGAGAAGGCGAACGCGCCGGAGTTCGAGCCGCGCGCGGTGATGTTCTACCGGCCGCTGCCCGACAAGGCGCTCAGCCCGCTCGGCCTGCTCCGGTTCAGCCTGCGCGGTACGCGCGGCGACCTGGCCAACCTGCTGCTGGCCGGGCTGGTGACCGTGGCGATCGGCGCCCTGGTGCCGATCGCCACCGGCAGGGTGCTGGGCGACTACGTGCCGAAGGCCCAGACGGACCTGATCGTGCAGGTCTGCCTGGCGGTGATCGTCAGCGCCGTGGTGTCGGCCGCGTTCACGCTGCTGGAGAACCTGACCATCCTGCGCCTGGAGGGCCGTATCGAGGCGACCCTGCAACCGGCCGTCTGGGACCGGCTGCTGCGGCTGCCGACCAGGTTCTTCACCCAGCGCTCGACCGGTGAGCTGGCCAGCGCGGCGATGGGCGTCAGCGCGATGCGCCGGCTGCTGGCGGGGGTCGGCCCGGTGGTCGCCCAGTCGGTGACCGTCGGGGTGATGAACCTGGGTCTGCTGTTCTGGTTCAGCGTGCCGATGGCGCTGGCGGCGCTTGCCATGCTGGTCGTCATCGGCGCGCTGTTCCTCGGGCTCGGGCTGTGGCAGGTGCGCTGGCAGCGCAAGCTCGTGGTGCTCGGCAACAAGCTGAACAACCAGGCCTTCCAGACCCTGCGGGGCCTGCCCAAGCTGCGGGTGGCGGCCGCCGAGAACTACGCGTACGCGGCCTGGGCGGGCGAGTTCGCGCGCAGCCGGGAGCTCCAGCAGAAGGTGGGCCGGATCAAGAACCTGACCACGGTGCTGGGCTCGGTCTACCTGCCGGTCTGCACCCTGCTGATGTTCATGCTGCTCGCGGGCCCGGCGCGGGGCGCCATGGACGCGGCGGCCTTCCTCACCTTCAACACGTCGGTGACGATGCTGCTCACCTCGGTCACCCAGCTGACCGGTTCCTTCGTGTCGGCGGTGGCCGCGCTCCCCCTCTTCGAGGAGATCAAGCCGGTCCTGGAGGCCGCCCCCGAGGTCCGCACCGCAAGCACCCGCCCCGGCCCGCTGTCCGGCGCCGTGGAGGCCCGGCGCCTGTCCTTCCGTTACTCGGACGACGGTCCGCTGGTCCTGGACGACGTCTCCTTCGCCGTCCGCCCGGGCGAGTTCGTGGCGGTCGTCGGCCCCAGCGGCTGCGGCAAGTCGACCCTGCTGCGGCTGCTGATCGGCTTCGACAAACCGGTTTCCGGAAGCGTGCTGTACGACGGCCAGGACCTGGGCGCCCTCGACCAGTCGGCGGTCCGCCGCCAGTGCGGGGTGGTGCTCCAGCACGCGCAGCCGTTCACCGGCTCGATCCTGGACGTCATCTGCGGCACCGAGCCGTACACCCCCGAGGAGGCGATGGCGGCGGCCGAGATGGCCGGACTCGCGGAGGACATCAAGCGGATGCCGATGGGACTGCACACCATCGTCGCCGGAAGCGGTGCGATCTCCGGCGGCCAGCGGCAGCGGCTGATGATCGCCCAGGCGCTGATCCGGCGCCCGCGCATCCTCTTCTTCGACGAGGCGACGAGTGCGCTCGACAACGACACCCAGCGCACGGTCATCGAGAGCACCCGCAAGCTGAACGCCACCCGGATCGTGATCGCCCACCGGCTGTCCACGGTCCTGGACGCCGACCGGGTGATCGTGATGGAGGACGGCAAGGTCGCCCAGCAGGGCCCGCCCGCCCAGCTGCTCGCCGACACCGGCGGGCGCCTGCACGAACTGGTGCGACGGCAGCTGGCGTGA
- a CDS encoding nuclear transport factor 2 family protein: protein MSHDHDTVLAAADALISAFAEGRTDDYFAAFAPDATFVFHTTGRRLDSTAEYRALWQQWTDEDAFRVLACDSSDRRLQLLGDTAVFTHSVTTRISTTAGEDVLHERETIVLHRTDGDAWQAVHEHLSAATV, encoded by the coding sequence TTGAGCCACGACCACGACACCGTCCTCGCCGCGGCGGACGCCCTGATCTCCGCCTTCGCCGAGGGCCGCACCGACGACTACTTCGCCGCCTTCGCCCCCGACGCCACCTTCGTCTTCCACACCACCGGCCGGCGCCTGGACTCCACCGCGGAGTACCGCGCCCTCTGGCAGCAGTGGACCGACGAGGACGCCTTCCGCGTCCTCGCCTGCGACTCGAGCGACCGCCGCCTCCAGCTCCTCGGCGACACCGCCGTCTTCACCCACTCGGTGACCACCCGCATCTCCACCACGGCCGGCGAGGACGTCCTCCACGAACGCGAGACCATCGTCCTCCACCGCACCGACGGCGACGCCTGGCAAGCGGTCCACGAGCACCTTTCCGCCGCGACTGTCTGA
- a CDS encoding MFS transporter, with translation MSEKTLTDDVRVGTEEAPPVASSKRWWILAVIAIAQLMVVLDATIVNIALPSAQADLGFSDGNRQWIVTAYALSFASLLLLGGRIADLFGRKTAFLIGVAGFAAVSALGGAANGFGMLVTARALQGAFGALLAPTALSLLNTTFTDARERARAFSVYGAIAGAGGAVGLLLGGVLTDTFDWRSTLYVNVAIAVVAFAGGMTLLHNHRDAGNAKLDVPGTVLVAAGLFSLVYGFSNAESHDWGSPLTWGFLIAGVVFLAAFTWWQTKTEHPLLPLGILMDRDRGASLLAVLISAGGMFGVFLFLTYYLQLNLGFSPTKTGAAFLPMIGGLMVTAQIGTQVLVPRIGPKLVVPLGFAVSVVGMIWLTGIGVGSSYVSAVLPQLIITGLGLGLVMPAAMQLGTGGVTADEAGVASATVNAMQQVGGSIGTALLNTLAASAATGYLAGKDATSKLVQAQATIESYTTAFWWSAGMFAVGGVIAFVLFRKGVPQQDPDAAPVVHM, from the coding sequence ATGTCTGAGAAGACTTTGACCGACGACGTCCGCGTCGGTACCGAGGAGGCACCGCCGGTCGCCTCCTCCAAGCGGTGGTGGATCCTCGCGGTCATCGCCATCGCCCAGCTGATGGTGGTGCTCGACGCCACCATCGTGAACATCGCCCTCCCGTCCGCCCAGGCAGACCTCGGGTTCTCCGACGGCAACCGGCAGTGGATCGTCACCGCGTACGCCCTCAGCTTCGCGTCCCTGCTGCTGCTCGGCGGCCGGATCGCCGACCTGTTCGGACGCAAGACCGCCTTCCTCATAGGGGTCGCCGGCTTCGCCGCCGTGTCGGCGCTGGGCGGTGCCGCGAACGGCTTCGGGATGCTGGTCACCGCGCGGGCCCTCCAGGGCGCCTTCGGCGCGCTGCTGGCCCCGACCGCGCTCTCGCTCCTCAACACCACGTTCACCGACGCCCGCGAGCGGGCCCGGGCGTTCAGTGTCTACGGCGCCATCGCCGGTGCCGGCGGTGCGGTGGGCCTGCTGCTCGGCGGTGTCCTCACCGACACGTTCGACTGGCGCTCGACCCTGTACGTGAACGTCGCGATCGCGGTCGTCGCCTTCGCGGGCGGCATGACGCTGCTGCACAACCACCGCGACGCCGGGAACGCCAAGCTGGACGTCCCCGGCACGGTCCTGGTCGCGGCCGGTCTGTTCTCGCTGGTCTACGGCTTCTCCAACGCCGAGTCGCACGACTGGGGTTCGCCGCTGACCTGGGGCTTCCTGATCGCCGGTGTCGTGTTCCTGGCCGCCTTCACGTGGTGGCAGACCAAGACCGAGCACCCGCTGCTGCCGCTGGGCATCCTGATGGACCGCGACCGGGGGGCCTCGCTCCTCGCCGTGCTGATCTCCGCCGGCGGCATGTTCGGCGTGTTCCTCTTCCTCACCTACTACCTGCAGCTGAACCTCGGTTTCAGCCCGACGAAGACCGGCGCGGCGTTCCTGCCGATGATCGGCGGCCTGATGGTGACGGCACAGATCGGCACCCAGGTTCTGGTGCCGCGGATCGGCCCCAAGCTGGTCGTCCCGCTGGGCTTCGCGGTCTCCGTGGTCGGCATGATCTGGCTGACCGGGATCGGCGTCGGCTCCAGCTACGTCAGCGCGGTGCTGCCGCAGCTGATCATCACCGGCCTCGGCCTGGGCCTGGTCATGCCGGCGGCCATGCAGCTGGGAACGGGCGGGGTGACGGCCGACGAGGCCGGCGTCGCCTCCGCGACGGTCAACGCCATGCAGCAGGTGGGCGGTTCGATCGGTACGGCGCTGCTCAACACGCTGGCGGCGAGCGCGGCGACGGGCTACCTGGCCGGCAAGGACGCGACCAGCAAGCTGGTGCAGGCGCAGGCGACGATCGAGAGCTACACGACCGCGTTCTGGTGGTCGGCCGGGATGTTCGCGGTCGGCGGGGTCATCGCCTTCGTGCTGTTCCGCAAGGGGGTGCCGCAGCAGGACCCGGACGCGGCGCCGGTCGTCCACATGTAG
- a CDS encoding SpoIIE family protein phosphatase has translation MSRVYPFDDAATARAVIDEDGTLTEWSEGARRLLGHPAEEVVGRPAALLLAGDAVPRAPVGTRWDGTLGLRHRDGRTVPVWLLAHHTPAHDGRPGHWVLVSPLDDGGPRTPDDPLATAALTQSPCAIAVYDDQLRLRRMNEAMAQVIGLPEKRVQGLRVTEIGGRQESGDLELSMLRVLASGRPLDVQTYLRIGDEDRAHAWLARLAPVTDAAGRVWGVSLAAHDFTENYLARERLQLVNAASVRIGSTLDVVRTSQELADVCVPALADLVTVDLLDPPEDGGDLPARLTAPVTLRRIAHQSVLPGVPEAVLKPGQTEVYPAASPQADSLTAGHTIVASVSSGELDDWLSWNKARGERVREFGVHSSMSVPIQARGTTLGVAVFRRHRRLDPFGPDDVLLAEEITARAAVCIDNARRYSRERETALALQRSLLPRTLPRTAALQAASRYLPAARAGVGGDWFDVIPLSGLRVAMVVGDVVGHGVQASATMGRLRTAVRTLADIDLAPDELLTHLDDLVLRLSEEQGGEGSTGEVGATCLYAVYDPVSRRCTLARAGHPPPVLLRPGHLPHRLDLPAGPPLGLGGLPFESAEVTLDEGTVLAMFTDGLITSRHRDPDTGRRLLHEALAAYSDSLDETCDRILHALLPSGGAADDVALLLARTRGLPPARVASWDIPADPALVAPIRKQVVEQLDVWDLSMAAFTTELVVSELVTNAIRYGAHPIGLRLIHDTATLICEVSDTSHTAPHLRRAKTWDEGGRGLLLVAQLTQRWGTRHTAEGKTIWAELSLFEDDELR, from the coding sequence ATGAGCCGGGTCTACCCCTTCGACGACGCGGCGACGGCCCGGGCTGTCATCGACGAGGACGGCACTCTGACCGAGTGGAGCGAGGGCGCGCGGCGGCTCCTCGGCCACCCGGCCGAGGAAGTCGTGGGCCGCCCCGCGGCGCTGCTGCTGGCCGGGGACGCCGTGCCGCGCGCACCCGTCGGCACCCGCTGGGACGGCACCCTCGGACTCCGCCACCGCGACGGCCGCACGGTCCCGGTCTGGCTGCTCGCCCACCACACCCCGGCCCACGACGGGCGGCCCGGCCACTGGGTGCTGGTCTCCCCGCTGGACGACGGCGGGCCGCGCACCCCGGACGATCCGCTGGCCACGGCCGCGCTGACGCAGTCACCGTGCGCCATCGCGGTCTACGACGACCAGCTCAGGCTGCGCCGGATGAACGAGGCGATGGCCCAGGTCATCGGGCTGCCCGAAAAACGGGTCCAGGGGCTCAGGGTCACGGAGATCGGTGGCAGGCAGGAGAGCGGGGACCTGGAGCTGAGCATGCTCCGGGTGCTGGCCTCGGGCCGGCCGCTGGACGTGCAGACGTACCTGCGGATCGGCGACGAGGACCGGGCGCACGCCTGGCTGGCCCGGTTGGCGCCGGTCACCGACGCCGCCGGGCGGGTGTGGGGCGTGAGCCTGGCCGCCCACGACTTCACCGAGAACTACCTGGCCAGGGAGCGGCTCCAGCTGGTCAACGCGGCGAGCGTGCGGATCGGCAGCACCCTCGACGTCGTACGGACATCCCAGGAGCTGGCGGACGTCTGCGTCCCGGCCCTCGCCGACCTCGTCACCGTCGACCTGCTGGACCCGCCGGAGGACGGCGGCGACCTCCCGGCCCGGCTGACCGCGCCGGTCACCCTGCGCCGCATCGCACACCAGTCCGTGCTCCCCGGCGTGCCCGAGGCGGTCCTCAAGCCCGGGCAGACCGAGGTCTACCCGGCCGCCTCACCGCAGGCGGACTCGCTGACCGCGGGGCACACGATCGTGGCCTCGGTGTCGTCCGGTGAGCTGGACGACTGGCTGAGCTGGAACAAGGCCCGCGGGGAGCGGGTGCGCGAGTTCGGCGTGCACTCCTCGATGTCGGTGCCGATCCAGGCCCGCGGTACCACCCTGGGGGTCGCGGTGTTCCGGCGGCACCGGCGGCTCGACCCTTTCGGGCCCGACGACGTGCTGCTCGCCGAGGAGATCACCGCCCGGGCCGCCGTCTGCATCGACAACGCCCGCCGGTACTCGCGCGAGCGCGAGACCGCCCTGGCCCTGCAGCGCAGTCTGCTGCCCCGGACGCTGCCGCGCACCGCCGCCCTGCAGGCCGCCTCCCGCTACCTGCCGGCGGCACGGGCCGGGGTGGGCGGCGACTGGTTCGACGTGATCCCGCTGTCCGGGCTGCGGGTCGCCATGGTCGTCGGGGACGTCGTCGGCCACGGTGTGCAGGCCTCGGCGACCATGGGCCGGCTGCGGACCGCCGTACGCACCCTCGCCGACATCGACCTGGCCCCGGACGAGCTGCTCACCCACCTCGACGACCTGGTGCTGCGGCTCTCCGAGGAGCAGGGCGGCGAGGGCAGCACCGGAGAGGTCGGCGCGACCTGCCTGTACGCCGTCTACGACCCGGTGTCGCGGCGCTGCACACTGGCCCGCGCCGGGCACCCGCCTCCCGTACTGCTGCGTCCGGGCCACCTCCCGCACCGGCTCGACCTGCCCGCCGGACCCCCGCTGGGCCTGGGCGGGCTGCCGTTCGAGTCGGCCGAGGTGACGCTGGACGAGGGCACGGTCCTGGCGATGTTCACGGACGGGCTGATCACCTCCCGGCACCGGGACCCGGACACCGGCCGACGGCTCCTCCACGAGGCGCTGGCGGCGTACAGCGACTCGCTGGACGAGACCTGCGACCGGATCCTGCACGCCCTGCTGCCGTCCGGCGGCGCGGCCGACGACGTGGCCCTGCTGCTGGCCCGCACGCGGGGACTGCCGCCGGCCCGGGTGGCGTCCTGGGACATCCCCGCGGACCCGGCCCTGGTCGCACCGATCCGCAAGCAGGTCGTCGAGCAGCTCGACGTGTGGGACCTGAGCATGGCCGCTTTCACGACGGAGCTGGTGGTCAGCGAGCTGGTCACCAACGCCATCCGGTACGGCGCCCACCCCATCGGGCTGCGGCTGATCCACGACACGGCCACCCTGATCTGCGAGGTCTCCGACACCAGCCACACCGCTCCGCACCTGCGCCGGGCCAAGACCTGGGACGAGGGCGGCCGGGGCCTGCTGCTGGTGGCCCAGCTGACCCAGCGGTGGGGCACCCGGCACACCGCGGAGGGCAAGACGATCTGGGCGGAGCTGTCGCTCTTCGAGGACGACGAACTCCGCTGA
- a CDS encoding SRPBCC family protein encodes MPAELTGTYVTLDDGRPAVRFSRLYGHPVDRVWHFVTDPDELAGWFPSRAEFDLRSGGSVRFTGDPNMPESHGTVLAVDPPRNLTFDWGGDEIRFDLEDAGPDGTRFTLTHVLGEENTAARNSAGWEVCLAALDAKARGERFPAPHAGVTAPWKEYYQGYLDAGLPSGAPVPGLGA; translated from the coding sequence ATGCCCGCCGAACTCACCGGCACCTACGTCACCCTCGACGACGGCCGCCCCGCCGTCCGCTTCAGCCGCCTGTACGGCCACCCCGTCGACCGCGTCTGGCACTTCGTCACCGACCCCGACGAACTCGCCGGGTGGTTCCCCTCCCGTGCCGAGTTCGACCTGCGCTCCGGCGGCTCCGTCAGGTTCACCGGCGATCCGAACATGCCCGAGTCGCACGGCACCGTGCTCGCCGTCGACCCGCCCCGCAACCTCACCTTCGACTGGGGCGGCGACGAGATCCGCTTCGACCTGGAGGACGCCGGGCCCGACGGCACCCGCTTCACCCTCACGCACGTGCTGGGCGAGGAGAACACCGCCGCCCGCAACAGCGCCGGCTGGGAGGTCTGCCTCGCCGCCCTCGACGCCAAGGCCCGCGGTGAGCGCTTCCCGGCCCCGCACGCCGGCGTCACCGCGCCCTGGAAGGAGTACTACCAGGGCTATCTCGACGCCGGCCTGCCCTCCGGCGCCCCCGTCCCCGGCCTCGGCGCCTGA
- a CDS encoding helix-turn-helix transcriptional regulator, with the protein MSADTLWTALADPHRRAIVGLLLARPRPVGEIVDACGLSQPGTSKHLKVLREAGLVRVRQDAQRRVYALDPTPIAELDAWLAPYRRLWNSSLDTLGRRLDETADDPEAPTSKD; encoded by the coding sequence ATGTCCGCCGACACTCTCTGGACCGCCCTCGCCGACCCGCACCGACGTGCCATAGTCGGCCTCCTCCTCGCCCGCCCGCGCCCCGTCGGCGAGATCGTGGACGCCTGCGGCCTCAGCCAGCCCGGCACGTCCAAGCACCTCAAAGTGTTGAGGGAGGCGGGCCTGGTCCGGGTGCGGCAGGACGCGCAGCGCCGCGTCTACGCCCTGGACCCGACACCCATCGCCGAACTCGACGCCTGGCTGGCCCCCTATCGCCGGCTGTGGAACAGCAGCCTGGACACCCTGGGCCGCCGCCTGGACGAGACGGCGGACGATCCGGAAGCCCCCACCTCGAAGGACTGA
- a CDS encoding subtilase-type protease inhibitor: MRTTARWAAAIGLTAAAVCGPLTGAAVAAPSSLYAPSALVLTTGHGTDAATATPERAVTLNCAPSASGTHPAAAEACADLRGAGGDLNALVPRADVWCTKLYDPVVVTVEGVWQGKRVSYEHTFGNQCMRDAYGTNVFAF; encoded by the coding sequence ATGCGAACCACCGCGCGCTGGGCAGCGGCCATCGGCCTCACGGCCGCCGCCGTCTGCGGACCCCTGACGGGGGCCGCCGTCGCCGCCCCGAGCTCGCTCTACGCCCCCTCGGCCCTGGTGCTCACCACCGGCCACGGCACAGACGCGGCCACCGCCACGCCCGAGCGCGCCGTCACCCTGAACTGCGCCCCCAGCGCCTCCGGGACCCACCCGGCGGCCGCCGAGGCCTGTGCCGATCTACGCGGCGCCGGCGGTGACCTGAACGCCCTGGTGCCCAGGGCCGACGTGTGGTGCACCAAGCTCTACGACCCCGTCGTGGTCACAGTGGAAGGCGTCTGGCAGGGCAAGCGCGTCTCCTACGAGCACACCTTCGGCAACCAGTGCATGCGGGACGCCTACGGGACGAACGTCTTCGCCTTCTGA
- a CDS encoding methylated-DNA--[protein]-cysteine S-methyltransferase produces MDVYTVYDSPLGELCLTGAESADGFVLTALSLPARRGAGTVRADRPFAEAVRQLNAYFGGRRTRFDLPRAARGTEFQQQVWRALDDIPYGTTTTYGELAARLGVPRSEIRAVGAAVGANPLLVIRPCHRVIGADGSMRGYAGGVENKVRLLTHEGALQPMLG; encoded by the coding sequence ATGGACGTGTACACCGTGTACGACAGCCCGCTGGGCGAGCTGTGCCTGACCGGCGCGGAGTCAGCCGACGGCTTCGTCCTCACGGCACTCTCCCTGCCGGCGCGGCGCGGCGCCGGGACCGTCCGCGCCGACCGCCCGTTCGCCGAGGCGGTACGCCAGTTGAACGCCTACTTCGGCGGCCGGCGCACCCGCTTCGACCTGCCCCGCGCCGCCCGGGGGACGGAGTTCCAGCAGCAGGTGTGGCGGGCGCTCGACGACATCCCGTACGGCACCACGACGACGTACGGCGAACTGGCGGCACGGCTGGGCGTGCCCCGGTCCGAGATCCGGGCGGTGGGCGCCGCGGTCGGCGCCAACCCCCTGCTCGTGATCCGGCCCTGCCACCGCGTGATCGGCGCCGACGGCTCGATGCGCGGGTACGCGGGCGGGGTCGAGAACAAGGTACGGCTGCTCACCCACGAGGGCGCGCTGCAGCCGATGCTGGGCTGA